Proteins from a single region of Starkeya sp. ORNL1:
- a CDS encoding acyl carrier protein, with the protein MRKDDPRIDEIIAVVAGETGLDPKSIDAETPIADLGISSLDLIETIFKLESRFGIEIPNDGPLNNTGVTVGALINEVLALLDGVARGGALAKPAA; encoded by the coding sequence ATGCGGAAAGATGATCCTCGTATTGATGAGATCATTGCCGTCGTTGCCGGGGAGACTGGCCTGGATCCGAAGTCGATCGATGCCGAGACACCGATCGCGGATCTCGGCATATCCTCGCTCGATCTTATTGAGACGATCTTCAAGCTCGAGAGCCGATTCGGCATCGAAATCCCGAATGATGGCCCCCTGAACAACACCGGCGTGACCGTCGGAGCATTGATCAATGAAGTACTGGCGCTCCTTGATGGAGTCGCCAGGGGCGGAGCCTTGGCGAAGCCCGCAGCCTAG